The segment GGACGCCGGCACCGGGATCGACATGCCGCTCGCCGTGAGCGTGGTCCCGCCGGCGGCGATCGTCGCGGGGATGAAGTTCATGGGAGGCGTGCCGATGAAGTTCGCCACGAAAAGGTTCGAGGGCTTCTCGTAGACCTCGTACGGGGTCCCGACCTGCTGGATGCGGCCGTCCTTCATCACGGCGATCCGGTGACCCATCGTCATCGCCTCGACCTGGTCGTGGGTGACGTAGACGGCCGTCGTCCGGAGGCGCTGCTGGAGCTTCGAGATCTCCGCCCGCATCTGGACGCGGAGCTTCGCGTCGAGGTTCGACAACGGCTCGTCGAAGAGGAAGACGGCCGGCTGTCGGACGATCGCGCGGCCGAGGGCGACGCGCTGCCTCTGGCCGCCGGAGAGCTGCCGGGGCTTGCGGTCGAGGAGCGGGGCGATCCCGAGCGTCGCGGCGGCTTCGCCCACCATCCGCTCGATCTCGGCCGCCGGCGTCTTCCGCATCCTCAGGCCGAACTCCATGTTCGCGCGCACCGTCATGTGCGGGTAGAGCGCGTAGTTCTGGAAGACCATGGCGATGTCGCGGTCCTTCGGGGCCACGTCGTTGACGAGCCGGTCTCCGATGAAGATCCGGCCCGCCGTCACCGATTCGAGGCCGGCGATCATCCGGAGGACGGTGGACTTGCCGCACCCGGAGGGGCCGACGAGCACCATGAATTCGTGGTCGCGGACTTCGAGATCGAGCCCGGCGATCACGAGGACGTCGCCGAAGCGCTTCTCCACTTTTTCGAGCCGGACCTCCGCCATCCGCCCATCTGTCCTTTCGGCTCGGAACTGCCGAGGAAATAGTGAAACGAAGCGATTTGCGATACTTGATGCAGCCGCATTAATTGCTCCGTTTTTCGGCGATCGAAAAACGGAGCCGCGTCCGCCGCCTAAGGGTATCGAGCCGTGCCGATGATGCGGAACGATCGCGCCGGAACGTCCATTTCGATCGATCCATACGAAACGGAGACCGGACCTCCGGAGAAGAGGTCCACCGCGCTCCTCCCGTTCCAGAGCGGCGGGGCGGGAACGTGGAGGCGCGCCGCGGCGCCGCCCCGGTTGACCGCCACGAGCACGGCGTCGCCGGACGCCGCGTCGGTCTGCGTGAACGCGAGAAGGTCGCCCTCCGTCGACACCGGATCGTGCACGCCGCGCGAAAGCGCCCTGTGGGCGCGGCGGATCGCGATGAGCTTCCGGTAGTCGGTGCGGAGGCCTTCGTCGCGGGGCTCCCCCGTCCCGGGAAGGATCTTTCGGCCGTCCCAGGGCATGTCGCTCCGGTTGTCGGGCCAGTCCCCTCCTCTTCGCCCGACCTCCTCGCCGTAATACACGACCGGAATCCCCGCGCTCGTCATCTGGAGCACGGCGGCGAGCCGAAAGAGATCGCGGTCGAAGCCGAGGAGGGAGTAGGCGCCGGCGACGTCATGCGACGAAAGGAAATGCGCGAGGAGGTGCCCCGTCCGAACCTTCTCCCGCGACTTGAGATAGCGGTCGAACGCGACCGTCCGCCCGCGGCCGAGCAGGAATCCGACGACGCTTCCCGAGAAGGAGAAATCGAAGCCGGCATCCATCTCGTCGGTCGAAAACCACGGATCGAGCGACTCGGCGTCCCCTCCCCAGACCTCGCCCAGCAGGAAGAAGGACGGTCCGAGCTCCCGCCGGACGCGCGTGCGGTGCTCGTCCCAAAAGGGATGATCGACGTGCTTGACGGTGTCGAGACGGAAGCCGTCGACGCCGAGCTGTCTGGCCCACCCGAGCTGGCAGTCCATCAGGAACCCCGCGACTTTCGGGTC is part of the Thermoanaerobaculia bacterium genome and harbors:
- the ugpC gene encoding sn-glycerol-3-phosphate ABC transporter ATP-binding protein UgpC, with the protein product MAEVRLEKVEKRFGDVLVIAGLDLEVRDHEFMVLVGPSGCGKSTVLRMIAGLESVTAGRIFIGDRLVNDVAPKDRDIAMVFQNYALYPHMTVRANMEFGLRMRKTPAAEIERMVGEAAATLGIAPLLDRKPRQLSGGQRQRVALGRAIVRQPAVFLFDEPLSNLDAKLRVQMRAEISKLQQRLRTTAVYVTHDQVEAMTMGHRIAVMKDGRIQQVGTPYEVYEKPSNLFVANFIGTPPMNFIPATIAAGGTTLTASGMSIPVPAS
- a CDS encoding alpha-amylase family glycosyl hydrolase — encoded protein: MATSGTQRARRPAHGLAALLVLFALFAPLAAAATPSADWRDAVVYFVLLDRFADGHRSNDAAVDRSSKGAFHGGDVAGLLAHLDEISSLGVTAIWINPVVKNIDGYVTGAGFPDWAYHGYWADDFTRIDKRFGTKSELKRLVAACHRRGIRVLLDVVYNHAGYGSHYLTDPRTKGWLRSPDRGDCGDDDVTTCVSGLPDFRTEDPKVAGFLMDCQLGWARQLGVDGFRLDTVKHVDHPFWDEHRTRVRRELGPSFFLLGEVWGGDAESLDPWFSTDEMDAGFDFSFSGSVVGFLLGRGRTVAFDRYLKSREKVRTGHLLAHFLSSHDVAGAYSLLGFDRDLFRLAAVLQMTSAGIPVVYYGEEVGRRGGDWPDNRSDMPWDGRKILPGTGEPRDEGLRTDYRKLIAIRRAHRALSRGVHDPVSTEGDLLAFTQTDAASGDAVLVAVNRGGAAARLHVPAPPLWNGRSAVDLFSGGPVSVSYGSIEMDVPARSFRIIGTARYP